The Elaeis guineensis isolate ETL-2024a chromosome 5, EG11, whole genome shotgun sequence DNA segment agattttatcacccatgattctattgaattatccatgtgataatttcagaatgatttgattaatttattttgatctgatcaatcaaatttgttgaaccgtatcgtctaattagtacagattcatcttcatgaatttctctctctaaaattatatctctctagaagtttatttttttaaaatttatcaagaaaaaaattttattttgatgagtttgagtgatgatgagtttgaatgattctagtaaAAGCATCCTAATCCGTGATTGTCTGGTAGTATACCAGCACCTTGATTAGACCATGaaccattagatttgatcatccatgatcccaatctagccatgacttgcttagatcatattgatttcataaatcgagatattggaccaatcgtaatgttggattgtgttacctgatcaatttgaattatacctcatgaattctctctcctctgattttctctctctacttgattttataaaaccaatgaagaaacctcggtcctatcacttcgaatccgatttgatctgatagtcaaactttggatcgtttattttctaattagattttgattagatgaaattagatgatcagacccaatctaaaccgttgaatatggtattcgtatcctttctaattattgaaattgatcatgtataggattgtggatgtttgatcatgggatattgcgatatgatctacgaataaattttttagaagaaaatttatagaattatatgcattattggaatgcgttcgaggtaagtaatgtttcactttttttagatttatcgataaattataatatatttttttaatatgatttgtgaaacaatatatgaattggatgaatgatattttgttatgaaaatatcttttttgaaatattatgatgaagcatgattgaacatattaatttcatgatgcattatattgattgatttcgatactatatgattatatattttcttatcgaaattagaatatgaaatatgatttatgaagaattctgatataagaataatatgaattaacaatctaactatgtaaaggaccccgccaattggGGTATATACATTAGCAAGTgatatcctgagggtttatgtcgtcagagagaccagcgacaaactgtcagagagaccagcggttctgaaggactttgctgccagatgattcgcagctcaccgcaagaagatacgcggtgttatgaccctgccacagagaaaatgtggtcatacctcatggttgatgaaaaaaacttaagaatgaaagaaattgaaatctcgaaagaaactcgaattttcgaagaagaaatgaatttggtatgaactatgttgcataatcgaaattgatttcgaattgatgaactctatatacttattttctataaataattatttacttaaatacctgatgaaatctgttgaaagtgatcattgcttactgggctgtctagctcatttcctcttattttattgtttttacagatgttgaggaattaagatgatacaagatatgaatagaagagtaatgagaagcagaatctctatacttttattttagactgaaaatcttattgaatttgatgtgaggtgtattgaacattgttgaatttattgagatattaaagttgaaatttggattgttatatttttgatttaaattattgactaattatttctttgttgttttaggatagcatgataaaatGTCTTGTatgtttatgaaaaaaaaaatttatgaatatataacaGTTGTCATGACTCTCGATTCATAATCTTGAATCGAAAGTGTAACAGATGATCATGATTAATTTTCTTATTAGTTTGTAGCAACCATCAGGGATCAAACCGCCACCATGAGCGTAGGCAATGCAAGGTGTCAAGAACGATGCCACCTGACTGCAGCCAATAAGAGTGCCCACCATGTAGGGTGCCGTCACTAGCAGAACGGTCAGCATGGACACCATTGCGAAGGGAGTAGTGGAGCGAGCCATGGATGCATAGAATGGGAAAGCTTTTATTTTGTAACAGGTACTTTCTCAAAGGCCAAGGCATCAATGAATCGGGACGGACGGAATGCTTCGTATTAGACAAGTTTTTATGGACGAGAGGATGGAAGAGTGTTCCGAAAATATGGTGCGTGGAAGGCGTAGTTGGGAGTTGTAACTGGACAGGGCGTGATCATGGGGTGGAGAGGGAATAATATCGGATTTCCCTCCATTCAGAATCATGACtttggagagggagaggagaacgaGGCCACAAAACCATGAATTGCGAAAGACAAAGTGATTACCCATTGATGGATCCGGCCCTTTTGTTCAACCCATCACCATAACGGTTCCTTTTTCGTAAAGGATATCTGGGACCATAATTTTGTTATCCATCGGACAAAATAGTCCTTGCTCAATTAACGATCAACTCCCCCGATATCCtcatcttaaataataaatatgatgTTGCCCCCTTTGTGATATAAAAATACAAGTTTTTTCAATAATGTGTCtctccattttttttattttatattataatggcAGGATGAAGTAAGATTATAATAACCGTCTAAATATAAAGGATCCACAAATTTATTACTATATAAACAACAAGTCTATTTCATCTCAATAAAATTTAGatcctaaatattttttataaaaaaaatatatactgaAATTGGGATACGGATTGTATTGCTTAACGatttaacttatttaatttattttaatttattatagataaaattagattatctatttaattaactaatcagattgagatatatatttttgatctatttaataaataaattatttttaaattcatagATTTTTTTCTATCATGTGTATGATCTTGGCTTCTATCTTGATGCGATTCAATTGCCATCTTTGAGTTGGAATGGAGAGGAGAATTAATACCTCAAAATCCCTTGATTAATTTATGTTCCATGATTACCCTAATTATTTTCTTGTGCCTACACTAGCTCAttcattaatataaaatttaatgacACCATGTGCTAAGTTTGATATAGTTGATTCAATTAGGCTATCAGCCTTAATACCCTATTCGAGGGTTTAAAACCTCTGAATTGGGTCCGTAttggctcgattcttttagattAACCTGACCCACATGACACTGTTACTCTAATCAGTCGTCAACAGTCAAACCACTCCTTAATTAATTGCTTTCACATCAATCAATCAGTTAGAACACGCAGCCATCGCAACAAGACAACAGTGCTGCAAAAACACGATATCCACAACTACCGGCCTTCGCCACAAAACAGAAGCTAAGGAGAGATGACGGCGGACCGCCCGCACACCGTAATCACAGCTTCCACCTTATTCTTAGCAAGCTTCTAACACCTCGACGACAGCTTCCACTGTAGTATATATCTACCACCTAGTGAGCAAAGAACAAGCTCATTTCACCCTGAAAACAAACCAAAAAAATGGTTACTCCCCCCATAAACCTCTTAATATAACCTaacaacaagcattcatgtcaTATTTGTACATTTAAGATTCACTTATAATAGTCATTTCATGAACCCAGACTATGGTTACCAATGGCTTGGATGCTTGCTTAGAGCAATCAGTGGAGGGGCTGATCGAGTAGGGGACGCGGACGCCACGCTTGCCAGGAACTCCAGCAATGAGACCAGGCTTGAGGCCTGAGATACTCGCGGCAGCTTTCTTCAGGCAGTTGCAGGCGGTCCGGCGGTCAGGGGTGCTCCTCGCCGACGCCACCAGCCCCTCTCACACCACTACAACAACCAGAGGGGATCCGCCTGCCGTTGCGGGCGTAGACAACGCATGGCGTCAAGGAAGACGCCACCTGACCGCAAGTGACGGCATCTGCCATGCGTGGCACAACCACCAGCATTATTATTGCTAAAAATGCAACCAAAGCGAGGGGATCGAGCACTGGAGCGAGACATGGCTTAGTAGTGTAAGAATTTTTAGCTCCCCTTCTTTCTCAAAATGGAGTTACTCAAAGGCTTTGAAACTGGTGGGCATGATGGAAGTTCTTGGCGTAGGTGGGGTTATATAGGCGTGCGTGAAGGCGGGTAGGGAGTGAACGTACCGAAAATGAGGAGTGGGGAGGGTTGATAATTGGAAATGGGAATCAGACGGTGGTGGTGAGTTCTTAGGAAGGAGGATAGAAAATGATCCACTGTGAAAAATTATGGAAGTGCGATTGTAATAGCTTTTTTAAAAAGAATGGACACGTTGAAGCACCCGTAGGGATCGGCCTACCGTTGCGCACGTAGGCAATGCATGGCGACAGGTACAACGCCACCTGGCCACAGGTGATGGCGTCCGCCGCGTTCGGCGCCGTCGCCAGCATCACGGCCAAAATTGCCACCAAGGCCAGGAGAGCACCCAAGCGGACCATGGGTTGGTGTAGTACGAGAACTCTTAACTCTCCCTACATGGAGTCTCTCAAAGGCCAAGAAGGTGGTGGGAGGGATGGCCTGTGGGGGTTTTATAGGCGGGACAGCGTGCAGGGGAGTGCACTTGAAAATTTGGTGGGAAGGAGATCGAGGTGGTAGGATGTTGAGATTGGACGGTGGATGATGAGATCTTGGGAAGGCAATGATATTAATTCCAGTAAAATCATCTTTGTAGGAAAAATCTCCAATTCTATCAGTTGTACATATATAGATATCTGCATCCACTGCTATTACTACTAGTTCTCTATGGGGATATATGTATGCGTCTCCATCTCCGAACTCAACTCTAATTGAGCCTCATGTTTCGTTCTATAgttcctttctcttcttcataAGCTATTAATGCGATGGTTAAGAAGCATGGAAGTCATGGTGAGTTGAGAAAGTGATATATGGATATTAGTGTGAAACTTAACAAGTTTTGTGTAGGGTTCTAGGAGACTGGAAGAGCGTTTGACGAACTAAGAATGGGAGTGCATCCGATTTTAATTCTATGTGGAGGTGAGGAGCCCATGATCAATGACTTGTCAAAGATCTGGAGTTCGGTTCACTTCAAAAACAAAGACGTTTGCAGAGGAATCACTTGACATGGATGCAAGCAAGAGTTTGGCGTAAAGAGACTAGAACGAAGAGAAAATGTAGAAAAGGATCGATTCCTACTTTTCCTTGCTGATTAGGTTGCAGGTGTCCTGATTGGGAATCTAGACGAATTTGTTTCACCGCATATACGAAGAAAGCTTTGGTTCTTACATGAATGGATATAACCAGGCTCCTTATTGCATcagttttgaaatcaaatttgataTATAGGTGCACATTATTCACCTTTACAGAAAAATTTGACCAATTATAAAAGCCGAGAAGCCAAGCTTGTTTTTTTATTTGTTTCTCATAATCTCTCGTTATTCTCAACCGCGTGTCCCACATTgttctattgattttttttttaatgaatattagagGACTTCATTTTGactctctttttgtgtgtgaagcTCTAAGGTACTGATTCTAAATCTGGCTAACACTCTTTTTATAGAACTAGaatattaaattttcttacacgTTTGTTGCTAAATGCTTTGTGAAATCTGATTGTTACCTAACAGAAGGCACAAcgaaataaaaatgaaaaaaaaaagtcttGACATTGAGAATTAAATGTAGAAACAATGACATAGGATAAATGAAAGTTACTAGTTGCCAAGAATCTCTCTTCCATTACCAACTCATGGAGGATCACCCGGAGCCAACCGAGGTGTTTGTCATCAATAATTGggttaataatttttgttggaTCTCCACCGGCTTATTCATCAAGAAATTAATGATACTTAACATGTGTACgtatttacccaaaaaaaaaaacatgtgtACGTGGTCTGAAATGGATTTGAGTCCTTTCATATCCTCACATTGTCCAATACTCCAAACCTAACCTAACTAACAGGATCTTATGACAACGGGGGAGCTCGAAGAAAGCTGGGATAACAAGGTACGTTTGCAAGCTTAAAgatattgttgggtggatgtctgatcaAAACatcatcttttaaaattttttcagtatcATACgatacagtaaaaaaaaaaataattaaaatatatggatCAATCATAAAAAGATTCACCTCCatggagcatgcaaacttcactatgaaaaagaaaattttataagagaagacctcaccctcaatccttttacacccaat contains these protein-coding regions:
- the LOC105046197 gene encoding LOW QUALITY PROTEIN: non-specific lipid-transfer protein 1-like (The sequence of the model RefSeq protein was modified relative to this genomic sequence to represent the inferred CDS: deleted 1 base in 1 codon), which produces MVRLGALLALVAILAVMLATAPNAADAITCGQVASSLTPCVVYARNGRRIPSGCCSGVRGLVASARSTPDRRTACNCLKKAAASISGLKPGLIAGVPGKRGVRVPYSISPSTDCSKQASKPLGEMSLFFAH